In Cynocephalus volans isolate mCynVol1 chromosome 13, mCynVol1.pri, whole genome shotgun sequence, a genomic segment contains:
- the CETN1 gene encoding centrin-1, producing the protein MAASFNKANPASGSQRRRAGPKPELTETQKQEVREAFDLFDADGSGKIDVKELKVAVRALGFEPGKEEMKKMISEVDKEGTGKIGFNDFLAVVTHKMAEKDTKEEILKAFKLFDDDETGKISFKNLKRVANELGENLTDEELQEMIDEADLDGDGEVNEDEFLRIMKKTGRC; encoded by the coding sequence ATGGCCGCCAGCTTCAACAAGGCAAACCCGGCGTCGGGCAGCCAGAGGAGAAGGGCGGGTCCTAAGCCTGAGCTCACGGAAACGCAGAAGCAGGAAGTCCGGGAAGCGTTTGACCTCTTCGATGCCGATGGCAGCGGGAAGATCGACGTGAAGGAGCTGAAGGTGGCCGTGAGGGCGCTGGGCTTCGAGCCCGGGAAGGAAGAGATGAAGAAGATGATCTCGGAGGTGGACAAGGAGGGCACGGGGAAGATCGGCTTCAACGACTTCTTGGCCGTGGTGACTCACAAGATGGCCGAGAAGGACACCAAAGAAGAAATCCTGAAGGCGTTCAAGCTCTTTGATGATGACGAAACCGGGAAGATCTCTTTCAAAAACCTGAAGCGCGTGGCCAACGAGCTGGGGGAAAACCTCACCGACGAGGAGCTGCAGGAGATGATCGACGAAGCCGACCTGGATGGTGACGGCGAGGTGAACGAGGACGAGTTCCTGCGGATCATGAAAAAGACCGGCCGTTGTTAA